From the genome of Rhizorhabdus wittichii RW1:
TAATGGGTGCGAAGGGGTTAGGGTCAGGACTCATAGCCAGAACATGACGGTTGCGGCGAGAGCGACGGCGGAGAGGAAGACGTTGGGGCACCTGTCGTAGCGTGTTGCGACGCGCCTCCAGTCTTTGAGACGGCCGAACATGATCTCGATCCTGTTGCGACCTTTGTATCGGCGCTTGTCGTATTTGACGAGCTTTTTGCGGGACTTTCTGCCTGGGATGCAAGGGGTAATCCCTTTTTCCTCAAGGGCATCGCGGAACCAGTCGGCATCATAGCCCCGGTCGCCCAGCAGCCAGTCTGCTTTGGGTAGGCCGTCCAACAAGGCGGCCGCGCCGGTGTAATCGCTGACCTGACCCGCGGTCATGAAGAAGCTGATCGGACGGCCCCTGCCATCCGTGACAGCGTGAAGCTTGGTGTTCATGCCACCTTTCGTGCGCCCGATCAGGCGCCCAAGACCCCCTTTTTAACCCGCAGGCTCGAAGCCGTGCGGTGTGCTTTGAGATAGGTCGCGTCGATCATGATCGTCTTGCGCTCGCTGCCCTTGGCAGACAGGCCGTCCATCATCGCGATGAAGACACCCATGTCTCCCCATCGCTTCCAGCGGTTATAAAGCGTCTTTGCCGGACCATACTCCCTGGGCGCGTCACGCCACCTCAACCCATTGCG
Proteins encoded in this window:
- a CDS encoding transposase, IS4 family (PFAM: transposase, IS4 family protein), with translation MNTKLHAVTDGRGRPISFFMTAGQVSDYTGAAALLDGLPKADWLLGDRGYDADWFRDALEEKGITPCIPGRKSRKKLVKYDKRRYKGRNRIEIMFGRLKDWRRVATRYDRCPNVFLSAVALAATVMFWL